One segment of Chelonia mydas isolate rCheMyd1 chromosome 13, rCheMyd1.pri.v2, whole genome shotgun sequence DNA contains the following:
- the CARMIL3 gene encoding capping protein, Arp2/3 and myosin-I linker protein 3 isoform X3, with protein sequence MWLRPRSCHGPAGGRPRPGPASIRKVLSRPPNPLLLKVKLETKPKKFEDRVLVLTAWRLHLFGLKVPAKVESSFNVLEIRTLNTINHSQILVDTEKATYSFKFPSAASAEQLTRHVNAALSKIFPSPTAGCLRTPETPRDTSPNSESSTSTSHSICGGFSDTYAALCDYNGLFCREEVQWDVDTIYHSADNHEFNLLDFSHLESRDLALIVAALAYNPWFTRLHCKDLRLGSEVSEQVLHTLSKSHHLEELVLDNTGLKTDFALKLTCALGDNPGSALHSLVLSHNQIEDKGLISLSQQFLYFPKGLRQLGLCKTGVTPKGLAGLCQTLGANPAFSSSLQHLDLSKNPGLLGGEEANGFYSFLAQPNALLRLELAGTDCAVDVLFGALLHGCCTRLRYLNLSRNSFSHRKAKDSQPAFRQFFSSAYALNYVSLSGTKMPLDALRSLFQGLSANTHLSDVHLDLSGCELRSPGAQVLQEQLPGVTAVGSLDISDNGFDSDLLTLVPALGKNKSLKHLWLGKNFSVKSRTLEEILHKIVQLIQEEDCSLQSLSVADSRLKSRTSILINALGSNTCLSKVDLSGNGMEDLGAKMLSKALQINSSLRSIAWDRNNTTALGFHDVARALENNYTLKYMSFPMSDITVAYRSAPERTDEVWQKIQWCLLRNGHSQKFSQEQAFRLQQGIGTSSAEQMIRRLCLRVQEEVRALHSCPADTVQEEVLYARELMKEAKNSRALFPSLYELGHILASDGPVRQRLESVANEVSKAVDKELQVILESMVTLTQELCPRAMQAAEGHNKMLGAVSERVTVPRNFIRGALLEQAGQDIQNKLNEVKLSVVTYLTNSIVEELLEELYSTHKSLTQHIAHLQQLSEGQGGAGSSGGTPLDQPPRNQLRDPEETTDDELGTSIDTIAIKRQKHGRKIRPVSAFIGGADPDTDATHSWGTNSPSGWLSSSASSQYSHSRSPSFEGLAELPTEGSRLEHRTRGRPRPPRCVPPGPRQNARTPGSIEPQRQENGTVPRLDEGLEEFFSRRVLTDNTSYPRTPRGCGVRPGPSDALPPMQKKRRKGLFHFRRHRSLKGEREVEDTLWGAPHSSPSTPQGTADEPKASMWSSASLDEREGQEPQGMGIPLPGLGGSGGSGVKGLPPRGKQGPTADRSPNPMREESDSSEAELLQPSRVHGIALPGMGRSLDGKKEGAELQRVGSLQDRERRRSSDGSEKGGWRPQPPPQSSKPAFATIRRAEASWDIAEESSQLDLEGTDISSGAPRVEAGEKPPNPSFLASGKAREPPSGPRPPKPVAIPRGRKPPSQPERSQSSEEQAGGAGPTETRTSPPVARPRPDHLETEGGSEVGRKAAPLKPQRTRRAQSCDKLESDQGRDPGARGAANAPLPDPPPPPPSEQHQPPRKPRLPISRPFLSVDQAVGTQESGTD encoded by the exons ATGTGGCTCCGGCCCCGCAGCTGCCATGGCCCGGCCGGCGGGAGACCTCGCCCGGGACCTGCAAG CATTCGCAAGGTCCTGAGCCGCCCGCCCAACCCTCTGCTGCTGAAGGTGAAGCTTGAAACCAAGCCCAAGAAGTTTGAGGATCGTGTGTTG GTGCTGACGGCCTGGCGGCTCCACCTCTTCGGGCTGAAAGTGCCGGCCAAG GTCGAAAGCTCCTTCAATGTCTTGGAAATTCGAACGTTAAACACAATAAACCACAGCCAG ATCCTGGTGGACACGGAGAAAGCCACCTACAGCTTCAAATTCCCCAGCGCGGCCAGCGCCGAGCAGCTCACCCGGCACGTCAACGCGGCTCTCAGCAAGAtcttccccagccccacggcGGG ctgtctgAGGACCCCTGAGACCCCCCGGGACACGTCCCCCAACTCCGAGAGTTCGACCTCCACCAGTCACAGCATCTgcg GGGGGTTCTCCGATACCTACGCCGCCCTCTGCGACTACAACGGGCTCTTCTGCCGGGAGGAGGTGCAGTGG GATGTCGACACCATCTACCACTCGGCCGACAATCATGAATTCAACCTGCTGGACTTCAGCCACCTGGAAAGCCG GGACCTGGCTTTGATCGTCGCTGCCCTTGCCTACAACCCTTGGTTCACGCGACTGCACTGCAAGGACCTGAGGCTG ggctCTGAGGTATCTGAGCAAGTTCTGCACACACTCAGCAAGTCCCATCACCTGGAGGAGCTGGTGCTGGACAACACGGGGTTAAAAAC AGACTTCGCGCTCAAACTGACCTGCGCTCTGGGAGACAACCCCGGCTCGGCCCTGCACAGCCTGGTGCTGTCGCACAACCAGATCGAGGACAAAG gTCTCATCTCCCTGAGCCAGCAATTCCTCTACTTCCCCAAGGGGCTGCGGCAGCTCGGGCTCTGCAAGACGGGGGTCACCCCGAAAG ggctggccgGGCTCTGTCAGACCCTGGGGGCCAACCCGGCCTTCAGCAGCTCCCTGCAACACCTGGACCTCAGCAAGAACCCCGGGCTGCTGGGCGGCGAGGAGGCCAAC ggTTTTTATTCCTTCCTGGCCCAGCCCAACGCCCTCCTGCGCCTCGAGCTGGCCGGCACGGACTGCGCCGTCGACGTG ttATTCGGGGCGCTGCTGCATGGATGTTGCACTCGGCTTCGCTACCTCAACCTCTCCCGGAACTCCTTCTCGCACAG GAAAGCCAAGGACTCCCAGCCGGCCTTCAGGCAATTCTTCTCGAGCGCCTACGCACTGAACTACGTGAGCCTGTCGGGCACGAAAATGCCCCTGGATGCCTtgag GTCTCTGTTCCAGGGTCTCTCGGCCAACACCCACCTGAGTGACGTTCACCTGGACTTGAGTGGCTGTGAg ctgcGCTCGCCGGGGGCTCAGGTCCTACAGGAGCAGCTCCCAGGGGTCACTGCCGTGGGGAGCCTAGACATCTCCGACAAcg GTTTCGACTCCGATTTGCTGACGTTGGTCCCTGCTTTGGGCAAGAACAAATCCCTCAAACACCTCTGGCTGGGCAAGAACTTCAGCGTCAAGTCCCG GACGCTGGAGGAGATACTTCACAAGATTGTACAGCTGATTCAGGAGGAAGATTGT TCCCTGCAGTCTCTCTCTGTGGCCGACTCACGGCTGAAGTCCCGGACCAGCATCCTCATCAACGCCCTTGGCAGTAATACCTGCTTGAGCAAGGTGGACCTGAGCGGGAATGGCATGGAGGACCTGGGGGCCAAGATGCTGTCCAAGGCTCTGCAGATCAACAGCAGCCTCCG GAGCATCGCCTGGGACCGGAACAACACGACAGCACTCGGCTTCCATGATGTTGCCCGAGCCCTGGAGAA CAACTACACCCTGAAGTACATGTCCTTCCCCATGAGCGACATCACAGTCGCTTACCGCAGTGCCCCGGAGAGGACGGACGAGGTGTGGCAGAAG atCCAATGGTGCCTCCTCCGAAACGGCCATTCCCAGAAGTTCTCCCAGGAGCAGGCGTTCCGACTCCAGCAGGGGATCGGCACCAGCAGCGCCGAGCAA ATGATCAGACGGCTGTGCCTGCGGgtccaggaggaggtgagggctctgcaCAGCTGCCCTGCTGATACTGTCCAGGAGGAGGTGCTCTATGCGCGGGAGCTCATGAAGGAGGCCAAGAACTCGCGGGCG ctgttccCCAGCCTCTATGAACTGGGACACATCTTGGCGAGCGACGGGCCCGTCCGGCAGCGACTGGAGTCCGTGGCCAATGAGGTCTCCAAGGCCGTTGACAAGGAGCTGCAG GTGATCCTGGAGTCCATGGTGACACTGACCCAGGAGCTCTGCCCCAGGGCCATGCAGGCCGCCGAGGGCCACAACAAGATGCTGGGGGCCGTGTCAGAGCGGGTGACCGTCCCCCGCAACTTCATCCGGGGGGCACTGCTGGAGCAGGCCGGGCAGGACATCCAGAACAAGCTGAA CGAGGTGAAGTTGTCTGTGGTGACGTATCTCACCAACTCCATCGTGGAGGAGCTCCTGGAGGAGTTGTACAGCACCCACAAGAGCCTG ACCCAGCACATCGCTCACCTCCAGCAGCTCTCCGAGGGGCAGGGCGGTGCTGGGAGCTCCGGGGGGACCCCACTGGACCAGCCCCCCAGGAACCAGCTGAGAGATCCTGAGGAGACCACAGACGATGAGCTGGGAACCAGCATT GACACCATTGCTATCAAGAGGCAGAAACATGGCAGGAAAATCCGACCTGTCTCAGCTTTTATCG gcGGGGCTGACCCAGACACTGATGCCACACACTCCTGGGGCACCAACTCGCCGTCAGGCTGGCTCTCCTCGTCAGCCAGCAGCCAGTACTCGCATTCCCGCAGCCCCTCCTTCGAGGGACTGGCTGAGCTCCCCACTGAGGGGTCCCGGCTGGAGCACCGCACCCGcggccggccccggcccccccggTGCGTCCCCCCGGGGCCCCGCCAGAAC GCTCGGACACCTGGGTCCATTGAGCCCCAGCGGCAGGAGAATGGGACAGTGCCGCGACTGGATGAGGGGCTGGAGGAATTTTTTAGCAGGCGTGTCCTCACAGATAACACCAG CTATCCACGGACTCCCAGAGGCTGTGGGGTGAGACCAGGCCCCTCAGACGCGCTGCCCCCCATGCAGAAGAAGAGGCGAAAGGGGCTTTTCCATTTTCGGAGGCATCGGAGCCtcaagggggagagggaggttgaAGACACCCTGTGgggggccccccacagctcccccagcaccccccaaggGACAGCAGATGAGCCCAAGGCTTCAATGTGGAGTTCAGCCAGCCTGGatgagagggaggggcaggaaccccaGGGAATGGGGATTCCCCTCCCCGGGTTGGGGGGCAGCGGAGGAAGTGGGGTGAAGGGGCTGCCCCCCAGAGGTAAGCAG GGCCCCACCGCTGATCGTTCCCCCAACCCCATGAGGGAGGAGTCAGATTCTTCGGAGGCGGAGCTACTGCAGCCCTCCAGAGTGCACGGAATCGCCCTGCCCGGAATGGGGCGGAGCCTGGATGGGAAGAAAGAG GGGGCAGAGCTGCAAAGGGTGGGCAGCCTACAGGATCGAGAGAGGAGGAGGTCCTCGGACGGCTCAG AGAAAGGGGGCTGgagaccccagcctccccctcagAGCTCCAAGCCAGCGTTTGCCACCATTCGAAGGGCTGAGGCTAGCTGGGATATCG CGGAGGAGAGCTCCCAGCTGGACCTGGAGGGGACGGACATCTCCAGCGGGGCCCCCAGAGTGGAGGCAGGGGAGAAGCCCCCAAACCCCAGCTTCCTGGCATCTGGAAAG GCCAGGGAGCCACCatccggcccccgcccccccaagccaGTAGCCATCCCCCGCGGCCGAAAGCCCCCGAGTCAGCCGGAGAGGAGTCAGAGTAGCGAGGAGCAGGCAGGTGGGGCCGGCCCCACCGAGACTCGGACTTCCCCCCCCGTCGCCCGCCCCCGACCGGACCACTTGGAAACAGAAG gggGGTCCGAGGTGGGGCGGAAGGCGGCCCCTCTGAAACCTCAGCGAACGCGCCGGGCGCAGTCCTGTGACAAACTGGAATCAGATCAGGGTCGAGACCCCGGAGCCAGAG GTGCTGCTAACGCCCCCCTGCCggacccccctccgcccccgccctCGGAGCAGCATCAGCCCCCTCGGAAACCTCGTCTCCCCATCTCCCGGCCTTTCCTCTCTGTGGACCAGGCTGTGG gaacccaggagtccgggacaGACTGA
- the CARMIL3 gene encoding capping protein, Arp2/3 and myosin-I linker protein 3 isoform X4 encodes MARPAGDLARDLQDSIRKVLSRPPNPLLLKVKLETKPKKFEDRVLVLTAWRLHLFGLKVPAKVESSFNVLEIRTLNTINHSQILVDTEKATYSFKFPSAASAEQLTRHVNAALSKIFPSPTAGCLRTPETPRDTSPNSESSTSTSHSICGGFSDTYAALCDYNGLFCREEVQWDVDTIYHSADNHEFNLLDFSHLESRDLALIVAALAYNPWFTRLHCKDLRLGSEVSEQVLHTLSKSHHLEELVLDNTGLKTDFALKLTCALGDNPGSALHSLVLSHNQIEDKGLISLSQQFLYFPKGLRQLGLCKTGVTPKGLAGLCQTLGANPAFSSSLQHLDLSKNPGLLGGEEANGFYSFLAQPNALLRLELAGTDCAVDVLFGALLHGCCTRLRYLNLSRNSFSHRKAKDSQPAFRQFFSSAYALNYVSLSGTKMPLDALRSLFQGLSANTHLSDVHLDLSGCELRSPGAQVLQEQLPGVTAVGSLDISDNGFDSDLLTLVPALGKNKSLKHLWLGKNFSVKSRTLEEILHKIVQLIQEEDCSLQSLSVADSRLKSRTSILINALGSNTCLSKVDLSGNGMEDLGAKMLSKALQINSSLRSIAWDRNNTTALGFHDVARALENNYTLKYMSFPMSDITVAYRSAPERTDEVWQKIQWCLLRNGHSQKFSQEQAFRLQQGIGTSSAEQQMIRRLCLRVQEEVRALHSCPADTVQEEVLYARELMKEAKNSRALFPSLYELGHILASDGPVRQRLESVANEVSKAVDKELQVILESMVTLTQELCPRAMQAAEGHNKMLGAVSERVTVPRNFIRGALLEQAGQDIQNKLNEVKLSVVTYLTNSIVEELLEELYSTHKSLTQHIAHLQQLSEGQGGAGSSGGTPLDQPPRNQLRDPEETTDDELGTSIDTIAIKRQKHGRKIRPVSAFIGGADPDTDATHSWGTNSPSGWLSSSASSQYSHSRSPSFEGLAELPTEGSRLEHRTRGRPRPPRCVPPGPRQNQARTPGSIEPQRQENGTVPRLDEGLEEFFSRRVLTDNTSYPRTPRGCGVRPGPSDALPPMQKKRRKGLFHFRRHRSLKGEREVEDTLWGAPHSSPSTPQGTADEPKASMWSSASLDEREGQEPQGMGIPLPGLGGSGGSGVKGLPPRGKQGPTADRSPNPMREESDSSEAELLQPSRVHGIALPGMGRSLDGKKEGAELQRVGSLQDRERRRSSDGSEKGGWRPQPPPQSSKPAFATIRRAEASWDIAEESSQLDLEGTDISSGAPRVEAGEKPPNPSFLASGKAREPPSGPRPPKPVAIPRGRKPPSQPERSQSSEEQAGGAGPTETRTSPPVARPRPDHLETEGGSEVGRKAAPLKPQRTRRAQSCDKLESDQGRDPGARGAANAPLPDPPPPPPSEQHQPPRKPRLPISRPFLSVDQAVGTQESGTD; translated from the exons ATGGCCCGGCCGGCGGGAGACCTCGCCCGGGACCTGCAAG ACAGCATTCGCAAGGTCCTGAGCCGCCCGCCCAACCCTCTGCTGCTGAAGGTGAAGCTTGAAACCAAGCCCAAGAAGTTTGAGGATCGTGTGTTG GTGCTGACGGCCTGGCGGCTCCACCTCTTCGGGCTGAAAGTGCCGGCCAAG GTCGAAAGCTCCTTCAATGTCTTGGAAATTCGAACGTTAAACACAATAAACCACAGCCAG ATCCTGGTGGACACGGAGAAAGCCACCTACAGCTTCAAATTCCCCAGCGCGGCCAGCGCCGAGCAGCTCACCCGGCACGTCAACGCGGCTCTCAGCAAGAtcttccccagccccacggcGGG ctgtctgAGGACCCCTGAGACCCCCCGGGACACGTCCCCCAACTCCGAGAGTTCGACCTCCACCAGTCACAGCATCTgcg GGGGGTTCTCCGATACCTACGCCGCCCTCTGCGACTACAACGGGCTCTTCTGCCGGGAGGAGGTGCAGTGG GATGTCGACACCATCTACCACTCGGCCGACAATCATGAATTCAACCTGCTGGACTTCAGCCACCTGGAAAGCCG GGACCTGGCTTTGATCGTCGCTGCCCTTGCCTACAACCCTTGGTTCACGCGACTGCACTGCAAGGACCTGAGGCTG ggctCTGAGGTATCTGAGCAAGTTCTGCACACACTCAGCAAGTCCCATCACCTGGAGGAGCTGGTGCTGGACAACACGGGGTTAAAAAC AGACTTCGCGCTCAAACTGACCTGCGCTCTGGGAGACAACCCCGGCTCGGCCCTGCACAGCCTGGTGCTGTCGCACAACCAGATCGAGGACAAAG gTCTCATCTCCCTGAGCCAGCAATTCCTCTACTTCCCCAAGGGGCTGCGGCAGCTCGGGCTCTGCAAGACGGGGGTCACCCCGAAAG ggctggccgGGCTCTGTCAGACCCTGGGGGCCAACCCGGCCTTCAGCAGCTCCCTGCAACACCTGGACCTCAGCAAGAACCCCGGGCTGCTGGGCGGCGAGGAGGCCAAC ggTTTTTATTCCTTCCTGGCCCAGCCCAACGCCCTCCTGCGCCTCGAGCTGGCCGGCACGGACTGCGCCGTCGACGTG ttATTCGGGGCGCTGCTGCATGGATGTTGCACTCGGCTTCGCTACCTCAACCTCTCCCGGAACTCCTTCTCGCACAG GAAAGCCAAGGACTCCCAGCCGGCCTTCAGGCAATTCTTCTCGAGCGCCTACGCACTGAACTACGTGAGCCTGTCGGGCACGAAAATGCCCCTGGATGCCTtgag GTCTCTGTTCCAGGGTCTCTCGGCCAACACCCACCTGAGTGACGTTCACCTGGACTTGAGTGGCTGTGAg ctgcGCTCGCCGGGGGCTCAGGTCCTACAGGAGCAGCTCCCAGGGGTCACTGCCGTGGGGAGCCTAGACATCTCCGACAAcg GTTTCGACTCCGATTTGCTGACGTTGGTCCCTGCTTTGGGCAAGAACAAATCCCTCAAACACCTCTGGCTGGGCAAGAACTTCAGCGTCAAGTCCCG GACGCTGGAGGAGATACTTCACAAGATTGTACAGCTGATTCAGGAGGAAGATTGT TCCCTGCAGTCTCTCTCTGTGGCCGACTCACGGCTGAAGTCCCGGACCAGCATCCTCATCAACGCCCTTGGCAGTAATACCTGCTTGAGCAAGGTGGACCTGAGCGGGAATGGCATGGAGGACCTGGGGGCCAAGATGCTGTCCAAGGCTCTGCAGATCAACAGCAGCCTCCG GAGCATCGCCTGGGACCGGAACAACACGACAGCACTCGGCTTCCATGATGTTGCCCGAGCCCTGGAGAA CAACTACACCCTGAAGTACATGTCCTTCCCCATGAGCGACATCACAGTCGCTTACCGCAGTGCCCCGGAGAGGACGGACGAGGTGTGGCAGAAG atCCAATGGTGCCTCCTCCGAAACGGCCATTCCCAGAAGTTCTCCCAGGAGCAGGCGTTCCGACTCCAGCAGGGGATCGGCACCAGCAGCGCCGAGCAA CAGATGATCAGACGGCTGTGCCTGCGGgtccaggaggaggtgagggctctgcaCAGCTGCCCTGCTGATACTGTCCAGGAGGAGGTGCTCTATGCGCGGGAGCTCATGAAGGAGGCCAAGAACTCGCGGGCG ctgttccCCAGCCTCTATGAACTGGGACACATCTTGGCGAGCGACGGGCCCGTCCGGCAGCGACTGGAGTCCGTGGCCAATGAGGTCTCCAAGGCCGTTGACAAGGAGCTGCAG GTGATCCTGGAGTCCATGGTGACACTGACCCAGGAGCTCTGCCCCAGGGCCATGCAGGCCGCCGAGGGCCACAACAAGATGCTGGGGGCCGTGTCAGAGCGGGTGACCGTCCCCCGCAACTTCATCCGGGGGGCACTGCTGGAGCAGGCCGGGCAGGACATCCAGAACAAGCTGAA CGAGGTGAAGTTGTCTGTGGTGACGTATCTCACCAACTCCATCGTGGAGGAGCTCCTGGAGGAGTTGTACAGCACCCACAAGAGCCTG ACCCAGCACATCGCTCACCTCCAGCAGCTCTCCGAGGGGCAGGGCGGTGCTGGGAGCTCCGGGGGGACCCCACTGGACCAGCCCCCCAGGAACCAGCTGAGAGATCCTGAGGAGACCACAGACGATGAGCTGGGAACCAGCATT GACACCATTGCTATCAAGAGGCAGAAACATGGCAGGAAAATCCGACCTGTCTCAGCTTTTATCG gcGGGGCTGACCCAGACACTGATGCCACACACTCCTGGGGCACCAACTCGCCGTCAGGCTGGCTCTCCTCGTCAGCCAGCAGCCAGTACTCGCATTCCCGCAGCCCCTCCTTCGAGGGACTGGCTGAGCTCCCCACTGAGGGGTCCCGGCTGGAGCACCGCACCCGcggccggccccggcccccccggTGCGTCCCCCCGGGGCCCCGCCAGAAC CAGGCTCGGACACCTGGGTCCATTGAGCCCCAGCGGCAGGAGAATGGGACAGTGCCGCGACTGGATGAGGGGCTGGAGGAATTTTTTAGCAGGCGTGTCCTCACAGATAACACCAG CTATCCACGGACTCCCAGAGGCTGTGGGGTGAGACCAGGCCCCTCAGACGCGCTGCCCCCCATGCAGAAGAAGAGGCGAAAGGGGCTTTTCCATTTTCGGAGGCATCGGAGCCtcaagggggagagggaggttgaAGACACCCTGTGgggggccccccacagctcccccagcaccccccaaggGACAGCAGATGAGCCCAAGGCTTCAATGTGGAGTTCAGCCAGCCTGGatgagagggaggggcaggaaccccaGGGAATGGGGATTCCCCTCCCCGGGTTGGGGGGCAGCGGAGGAAGTGGGGTGAAGGGGCTGCCCCCCAGAGGTAAGCAG GGCCCCACCGCTGATCGTTCCCCCAACCCCATGAGGGAGGAGTCAGATTCTTCGGAGGCGGAGCTACTGCAGCCCTCCAGAGTGCACGGAATCGCCCTGCCCGGAATGGGGCGGAGCCTGGATGGGAAGAAAGAG GGGGCAGAGCTGCAAAGGGTGGGCAGCCTACAGGATCGAGAGAGGAGGAGGTCCTCGGACGGCTCAG AGAAAGGGGGCTGgagaccccagcctccccctcagAGCTCCAAGCCAGCGTTTGCCACCATTCGAAGGGCTGAGGCTAGCTGGGATATCG CGGAGGAGAGCTCCCAGCTGGACCTGGAGGGGACGGACATCTCCAGCGGGGCCCCCAGAGTGGAGGCAGGGGAGAAGCCCCCAAACCCCAGCTTCCTGGCATCTGGAAAG GCCAGGGAGCCACCatccggcccccgcccccccaagccaGTAGCCATCCCCCGCGGCCGAAAGCCCCCGAGTCAGCCGGAGAGGAGTCAGAGTAGCGAGGAGCAGGCAGGTGGGGCCGGCCCCACCGAGACTCGGACTTCCCCCCCCGTCGCCCGCCCCCGACCGGACCACTTGGAAACAGAAG gggGGTCCGAGGTGGGGCGGAAGGCGGCCCCTCTGAAACCTCAGCGAACGCGCCGGGCGCAGTCCTGTGACAAACTGGAATCAGATCAGGGTCGAGACCCCGGAGCCAGAG GTGCTGCTAACGCCCCCCTGCCggacccccctccgcccccgccctCGGAGCAGCATCAGCCCCCTCGGAAACCTCGTCTCCCCATCTCCCGGCCTTTCCTCTCTGTGGACCAGGCTGTGG gaacccaggagtccgggacaGACTGA